The Achromobacter pestifer genome includes a region encoding these proteins:
- the kdgD gene encoding 5-dehydro-4-deoxyglucarate dehydratase yields MTTPQELKHIVSDGLLSFPVTDFDQNGDFNARTYAQRLEWLAPYGATALFAAGGTGEFFSLAPEEYSDVIRTAVQTCAGKVPILAGAGGPTRTAIAYAQEAERLGAKGILLLPHYLTEASQPGIAAHVEQVCKSVNIGVIVYNRAQSRLSADSLAQLAERCPNLVGFKDGVGDIEAMVRIRRKLGDRFSYLGGLPTAEVYAAAYRALGVPVYSSAVFNFVPRTAMAFYRAVAAGDHETSNRLLDDFFLPYLDIRNRVPGYAVSIVKAGAKLVGHDAGPVRAPLTDLLPAELDMLDGLIRKLGPQ; encoded by the coding sequence ATGACCACCCCGCAGGAACTCAAGCACATCGTGTCGGACGGCTTGCTGTCTTTCCCCGTCACCGACTTCGACCAGAACGGCGACTTCAACGCCAGGACCTACGCCCAGCGCCTCGAATGGCTGGCGCCCTACGGCGCGACCGCCCTGTTCGCCGCGGGCGGCACCGGTGAGTTCTTTTCACTGGCGCCAGAGGAGTACTCGGACGTGATCCGCACCGCGGTGCAGACCTGCGCCGGCAAGGTCCCCATCCTGGCCGGCGCGGGCGGCCCGACCCGCACGGCCATCGCCTACGCGCAAGAGGCCGAGCGCCTGGGCGCCAAGGGCATACTGCTGCTGCCCCACTACCTGACCGAAGCCTCGCAGCCGGGCATCGCCGCGCACGTCGAACAGGTCTGCAAGTCCGTGAATATCGGCGTCATCGTCTACAACCGCGCGCAGTCGCGCCTGTCGGCCGACAGCCTGGCGCAGTTGGCCGAGCGCTGCCCCAACCTGGTCGGCTTCAAGGACGGCGTGGGCGACATCGAAGCCATGGTGCGCATCCGCCGCAAGCTGGGCGACCGCTTTTCCTACCTGGGCGGCCTGCCCACGGCCGAGGTCTATGCCGCCGCCTACCGCGCGCTGGGCGTGCCGGTCTATTCGTCGGCGGTGTTCAATTTCGTGCCGCGTACGGCCATGGCGTTCTACCGCGCCGTCGCCGCGGGCGACCACGAAACCAGCAACCGCCTGCTGGACGATTTCTTCCTGCCTTATCTCGATATCCGCAACCGCGTACCCGGATATGCCGTCAGCATCGTCAAGGCCGGCGCCAAACTGGTCGGCCACGACGCGGGTCCCGTGCGCGCGCCCTTGACGGACCTGCTGCCCGCCGAGCTCGACATGCTCGACGGACTGATCCGCAAGCTCGGCCCGCAGTGA
- a CDS encoding LysR family transcriptional regulator codes for MDLRKIENLIHVADSGSFSKAASVLGIAQSALGRQVRKLEDECGCALLYRNGRGVSLTPEGEKLLDSLRPLLAQMARVVTEFHDEQKSPSGQVTLGLTPTLSHMVGMPLVAEIWKRHPRIQLNVITGYSGYVHEWLASARVDIAVLHDARRSQHVIVDPLAELDLALVSPAQNLSPAARAQSCIDFAQISGLPLALPTRSHGLRRTLEQAAAHADAPLNVVFEMDALELMKEIVLNGLAHTVLALPAVVGELNSGQLVARRIVNPALSTRLMLATASNRPLTQAVKIVQDILRELLQDRVRAEPYRSYMRMADARSGPP; via the coding sequence ATGGACCTACGCAAGATCGAGAACCTGATCCACGTGGCCGATTCGGGCAGCTTCTCCAAGGCCGCTTCGGTGCTGGGCATCGCGCAATCCGCGCTGGGCCGCCAGGTCAGGAAGCTGGAAGACGAATGCGGTTGCGCCCTGCTTTACCGCAACGGCCGCGGCGTATCCCTGACGCCGGAAGGCGAGAAACTGCTGGATAGCCTGCGCCCCTTGCTGGCGCAAATGGCGCGGGTCGTGACCGAATTCCACGACGAGCAGAAATCGCCCTCGGGCCAGGTCACCCTGGGCCTCACGCCCACGCTGTCCCATATGGTCGGCATGCCGCTGGTGGCGGAAATATGGAAACGCCATCCGCGCATCCAGTTGAACGTCATCACCGGCTACAGCGGCTATGTGCATGAATGGCTGGCCAGCGCCCGCGTCGACATCGCCGTGCTGCACGACGCGCGGCGGTCACAGCATGTCATCGTCGATCCCCTGGCCGAGCTGGACCTGGCGCTGGTTTCGCCGGCGCAGAATCTGTCGCCCGCCGCGCGCGCCCAGTCCTGCATCGACTTCGCGCAGATTAGCGGCCTGCCGCTGGCGCTGCCCACGCGCAGCCACGGCCTGCGCCGCACGCTGGAACAGGCGGCGGCGCACGCGGATGCGCCCTTGAACGTCGTGTTCGAAATGGACGCGCTGGAACTGATGAAGGAAATCGTGCTGAACGGACTGGCCCACACGGTCCTGGCCCTGCCCGCGGTGGTGGGCGAGTTGAACAGCGGCCAGCTGGTCGCCCGCAGGATCGTCAACCCCGCCTTGTCCACGCGCCTGATGCTGGCCACCGCATCGAACCGGCCGCTGACGCAGGCGGTGAAGATCGTGCAGGACATCCTGCGGGAGTTGCTGCAGGATAGGGTTCGGGCGGAACCTTATCGGTCGTACATGCGGATGGCGGATGCGCGGTCTGGGCCGCCATGA
- a CDS encoding NAD(P)-dependent oxidoreductase: MGDPIARNLHKAGMAVTVYCRTPATRQAFRGSGIAVSDSAVNAIQASDTTILLVPSGQDVDQVLGRGTHGRIPFSLDGKTIILMATVAPSYSRDLASAVVEAGGRYIEAPLSGSRAPAESAQLVVLASAPEDAWIGDAMPVFDAIGKRVLRCGTVPTAMRMKLANQLLLIATFEAISEATHFARESGLAVNLFLEMAMAGPLANDVLRMKAPKLLVDDFEQQAPIRHVFKDIGLVCDEAEQRGLWLPIARANRDLFELAMRRGQANDDAIGIVKVLRNHEAA, translated from the coding sequence ATGGGAGACCCCATCGCCCGCAATCTGCATAAGGCGGGTATGGCCGTAACCGTGTATTGCCGTACGCCCGCTACGCGACAAGCGTTTCGAGGTAGCGGCATCGCGGTGTCGGATTCCGCGGTGAACGCAATCCAGGCTAGCGACACGACGATCCTGCTGGTACCCAGCGGTCAGGATGTCGATCAGGTGTTGGGGCGGGGCACCCATGGTCGAATCCCGTTCAGCTTGGACGGAAAGACCATCATTCTGATGGCGACAGTCGCCCCCTCGTACTCCCGCGACCTTGCTAGCGCCGTGGTGGAGGCTGGCGGGCGCTACATAGAAGCGCCACTGTCGGGTTCGCGCGCGCCTGCGGAATCTGCTCAGTTGGTCGTGCTTGCCTCGGCCCCGGAAGATGCCTGGATCGGCGACGCCATGCCGGTGTTCGATGCCATTGGAAAGAGAGTCCTGCGTTGCGGAACGGTACCTACGGCGATGCGCATGAAACTTGCAAACCAGCTCCTGTTGATCGCCACCTTCGAGGCGATCTCGGAGGCGACGCACTTCGCGCGCGAGTCCGGGCTCGCCGTCAACCTGTTTCTGGAGATGGCGATGGCCGGCCCCCTGGCCAATGACGTGCTTCGCATGAAGGCGCCGAAGCTGCTAGTGGACGACTTCGAGCAGCAGGCGCCGATCCGCCATGTTTTCAAGGACATCGGGCTGGTCTGCGATGAGGCCGAGCAGCGTGGCTTGTGGTTGCCCATCGCGCGCGCCAACCGTGACTTGTTCGAATTGGCGATGCGGCGAGGTCAAGCCAACGACGATGCCATCGGCATCGTCAAGGTGTTACGCAACCATGAGGCCGCATGA
- the ilvA gene encoding threonine ammonia-lyase, biosynthetic, which translates to MHHTPQASQQTATPTAFQDGRASPMEYLRQILTARIYDIARETELDRARGLSARQGNPVYFKREDNQAVFSFKVRGAYNKMRNTPQAALERGVITASAGNHAQGVAISAARMGVRAIIVVPQTTPQVKVDAVKAHGGPTVTVVQAGDSYSDAYGHAQKLASAQDLTFIPAFDDPYVIAGQGTVGMEILRQHAGPLHAVFVPIGGGGLAAGVATYIKAVDPGVKVIGVQTEDSCAMSLSMQVGERVNLPEVGLFSDGTAVKLVGEETFRLCSAYLDEIILVDTDAVCAAIKDVFLDTRSVLEPAGALAVAGLKKYVEREGVQGLPMVAVTSGANMNFDRLRFVADRAEVGEAREAVFAVTVPEERGSFRRFCGVIGQRSVTEFNYRIADARTAHIFVSMQITRRGDAAEIMAALQEQGFSVGDLSNNEVSKQHIRYMVGGRSPLAAGERLFRFEFPERPGALMRFLSEMAPNWNISLFHYRNQGTEFSSALVGIQAPLADSAALDAFLRQLGYAHTEETGNEAYRQFLI; encoded by the coding sequence ATGCACCACACCCCGCAAGCCAGCCAGCAAACCGCCACGCCGACCGCATTCCAGGACGGCCGGGCCTCGCCGATGGAATACCTGAGGCAGATCCTGACCGCCCGCATCTACGACATCGCCCGCGAAACCGAACTGGATCGCGCCCGTGGCCTGTCCGCCCGGCAGGGCAACCCGGTCTACTTCAAGCGCGAGGACAACCAGGCGGTCTTCTCCTTCAAGGTCCGCGGCGCCTACAACAAGATGCGCAACACGCCGCAGGCGGCGCTGGAGCGGGGCGTGATCACGGCGTCCGCCGGCAACCACGCGCAAGGCGTCGCGATCTCGGCCGCCAGGATGGGCGTGCGCGCCATTATCGTGGTGCCGCAGACCACGCCGCAGGTAAAGGTGGATGCCGTCAAGGCGCATGGCGGCCCCACCGTGACGGTGGTGCAGGCGGGCGACTCCTATAGCGACGCCTACGGCCATGCGCAGAAGCTGGCGAGCGCGCAGGATCTGACCTTCATCCCGGCCTTCGACGATCCCTATGTGATCGCCGGCCAGGGCACGGTGGGCATGGAGATCCTGCGCCAGCATGCGGGCCCCTTGCATGCCGTCTTCGTGCCGATCGGCGGCGGCGGGCTGGCCGCGGGGGTGGCGACCTACATCAAGGCGGTGGATCCGGGCGTCAAGGTCATCGGCGTGCAGACCGAGGATTCTTGTGCCATGTCCCTGTCCATGCAGGTGGGCGAGCGGGTCAACCTGCCCGAGGTGGGCCTGTTCTCGGACGGCACGGCCGTCAAGCTGGTGGGCGAGGAGACCTTCCGCCTGTGCAGTGCATACCTGGACGAGATCATCCTGGTGGACACGGACGCGGTCTGCGCGGCGATCAAGGACGTGTTCCTGGATACCCGCAGCGTGCTGGAACCGGCGGGCGCGCTGGCGGTGGCCGGGCTGAAGAAGTACGTGGAACGCGAAGGCGTGCAAGGCCTGCCCATGGTGGCGGTGACCTCGGGCGCCAACATGAACTTCGACCGCCTGCGCTTCGTCGCGGACCGCGCCGAGGTCGGCGAGGCGCGCGAAGCGGTCTTCGCCGTGACGGTGCCGGAGGAGCGCGGCAGCTTCCGCCGCTTCTGCGGCGTGATCGGCCAGCGCAGCGTGACGGAATTCAACTACCGCATCGCCGACGCGCGCACTGCCCATATCTTCGTCAGCATGCAGATCACGCGGCGCGGCGATGCGGCGGAAATCATGGCGGCGCTGCAGGAACAGGGTTTTTCCGTCGGCGACCTGAGCAACAACGAAGTGTCGAAACAGCACATCCGCTACATGGTGGGAGGCCGTTCGCCGCTGGCGGCCGGCGAACGCCTGTTCCGCTTCGAGTTTCCGGAGCGTCCCGGCGCGCTGATGAGGTTCCTGTCCGAGATGGCGCCCAACTGGAACATCAGCCTGTTCCACTACCGCAACCAGGGCACGGAATTCAGCTCGGCGCTGGTCGGCATCCAGGCGCCGCTGGCCGACAGCGCCGCGCTGGACGCATTCCTGCGGCAGTTGGGTTACGCCCACACCGAGGAAACCGGCAACGAGGCCTACCGCCAGTTTCTGATCTGA
- a CDS encoding NADP-dependent isocitrate dehydrogenase — protein MSLTPKIIYTLTDEAPALATRSLLPIVQAFAKPAGITVETRDISLAGRIISVFPDYLEDSQKLGDALSELGALAIQPEANIIKLPNISASMPQLKAAIKELQDQGYKLPDYPDAPANDAERDVKARYDKVKGSAVNPVLREGNSDRRAPLSVKNYARKHPHKMGAWSADSKSHVAHMSEGDFYGTEKSALIADAGDVKIELTAADGSKTVLKEKTPVKAGEIIDAAVLSAAKLKSFLQAQIDDAKARGVLFSVHLKATMMKVSDPVIFGHVVSVFYKDVLAKHADALKQAGFDPNNGIGDLYAKIPSLPADKQAEITADIDAAYKTLPQLAMVNSDRGITNLHVPSDVIVDASMPAMIRDSGKMWNAEGALQDTKAVIPDRSYAGVYQAVIEDCKRNGAFNPVTMGSVPNVGLMAQAAEEYGSHNKTFVIPAAGTVRVTDASGKVLLEQAVEAGDLWRMCQTKDAAVQDWVKLAVARARATKTPAVFWLDENRAHDAQIIAKVKHYLQDHDTSGLDLRILSPVEATKFSLKRIREGLDTISVTGNVLRDYLTDLFPIMELGTSAKMLSIVPLVAGGGLFETGAGGSAPKHVQQFLEEGFLRWDSLGEFMALAASLEHLGRSYGNARAQVLAKTLDLATAKFLDENKSPERKVGGLDNRGSHYYLAMYWAQAVAAQTDDRELAALFAAPARALADGEDKILAELKAAQGKPVDIGGYYQPNEARASQAMRPSATLNQALASIG, from the coding sequence ATGTCTCTTACTCCGAAGATTATCTATACCCTCACCGATGAAGCTCCGGCGCTTGCAACCCGTTCGCTGCTGCCCATCGTCCAGGCTTTCGCCAAGCCCGCAGGCATCACGGTCGAGACCCGCGACATCTCGCTGGCCGGCCGCATCATCTCGGTCTTCCCCGACTACCTAGAAGACAGCCAGAAACTGGGCGATGCCCTGTCGGAACTCGGCGCCCTCGCCATCCAGCCCGAAGCCAACATCATCAAGCTGCCCAACATCAGCGCCTCGATGCCGCAGCTGAAGGCCGCCATCAAGGAACTCCAGGACCAGGGCTACAAGCTGCCCGACTACCCGGACGCTCCCGCCAACGACGCCGAGCGCGACGTCAAGGCCCGCTACGACAAGGTCAAGGGCAGCGCCGTGAACCCGGTCCTGCGCGAAGGCAACTCGGACCGCCGCGCCCCGCTGTCGGTCAAGAACTACGCCCGCAAGCATCCGCACAAAATGGGCGCCTGGTCGGCTGACTCCAAGTCGCACGTGGCCCACATGAGCGAAGGCGACTTCTACGGCACCGAAAAGTCGGCGCTGATCGCCGATGCCGGCGACGTCAAGATCGAACTGACCGCCGCCGACGGCTCCAAGACCGTCCTGAAGGAAAAGACCCCGGTCAAGGCCGGCGAGATCATCGACGCCGCCGTGCTGTCGGCTGCCAAGCTGAAGTCCTTCCTGCAAGCGCAGATCGACGACGCCAAGGCTCGCGGCGTGCTGTTCTCGGTGCACCTGAAGGCCACGATGATGAAGGTCTCCGACCCCGTCATCTTCGGCCACGTCGTGTCCGTTTTCTACAAGGACGTGCTGGCCAAGCACGCCGACGCGCTCAAGCAAGCCGGCTTCGACCCCAACAACGGCATCGGCGACCTGTACGCCAAGATCCCGTCCCTGCCCGCCGACAAACAGGCCGAGATCACCGCCGACATCGACGCCGCCTACAAGACCCTGCCGCAGCTGGCCATGGTCAATTCCGACCGCGGCATCACCAACCTGCACGTGCCCAGCGACGTCATCGTCGACGCGTCCATGCCCGCCATGATCCGCGACTCGGGCAAGATGTGGAACGCCGAAGGCGCCCTGCAAGACACCAAGGCCGTGATCCCCGACCGCAGCTACGCCGGTGTCTACCAGGCCGTCATCGAAGACTGCAAGCGCAATGGCGCCTTCAACCCGGTCACGATGGGCAGCGTGCCCAACGTCGGCCTGATGGCCCAGGCCGCCGAGGAATACGGTTCGCACAACAAGACCTTCGTCATCCCCGCCGCCGGCACCGTGCGCGTCACGGACGCCTCGGGCAAGGTGCTGCTGGAGCAAGCCGTCGAAGCCGGCGACCTCTGGCGCATGTGCCAGACCAAGGACGCCGCGGTGCAGGACTGGGTCAAGCTGGCCGTGGCCCGCGCCCGCGCCACCAAGACGCCCGCCGTGTTCTGGCTGGACGAGAACCGCGCCCACGACGCGCAGATCATCGCCAAGGTCAAGCACTACCTGCAGGACCACGACACCAGCGGCCTGGATCTGCGCATCCTGAGCCCGGTCGAAGCCACCAAGTTCTCGCTCAAGCGCATCCGCGAAGGCCTGGACACCATCTCGGTGACCGGCAACGTGCTGCGCGACTACCTGACCGACCTGTTCCCCATCATGGAACTGGGCACCAGCGCCAAGATGCTGTCGATCGTGCCGCTGGTGGCCGGCGGCGGCCTGTTTGAAACGGGCGCCGGCGGTTCCGCGCCCAAGCACGTGCAGCAGTTCCTGGAAGAAGGCTTCCTGCGCTGGGACTCGCTGGGCGAGTTCATGGCCCTGGCGGCATCGCTGGAACACCTGGGCCGCAGCTACGGCAACGCCCGCGCCCAAGTGCTGGCCAAGACGCTGGACCTGGCCACCGCCAAGTTCCTGGACGAGAACAAGTCGCCCGAGCGCAAGGTCGGCGGCCTGGACAACCGCGGCAGCCACTACTACCTGGCCATGTACTGGGCCCAGGCCGTGGCCGCGCAGACCGACGACCGCGAACTGGCTGCCCTGTTCGCCGCCCCGGCCCGCGCGCTGGCTGACGGCGAGGACAAGATCCTGGCCGAACTGAAGGCCGCCCAGGGCAAGCCCGTCGATATCGGCGGCTACTACCAGCCCAACGAAGCCCGCGCCAGCCAAGCCATGCGCCCCAGCGCCACGCTGAACCAGGCCCTGGCCTCGATCGGCTAA
- a CDS encoding DMT family transporter, with amino-acid sequence MTSPNTTAIALSRGAVGVLCGLAVALIWSGWSVATRLAMTTTLAPADVTMLRFGVSALFLWPILLRQGAGLRALGVVRIGVMLIGAGVPFMMAASVGMRYAPASHVATLMIGSMPIWVALLSAALYGERFSRVQMYGLLIVIAGIACMGGYGLIANRAQGEWRGDLLFLCGGLLFASYTVTQRRSGIGPWQATALVNVGSALFFAPIYFLFLSPGIFTAPVQDVLFQVIAQGVFVAILAMFFYAEAVRRLGASRAAIFGSLAPALAVLLGIPVLGEIPGAVPLAGIASVMVGVVLMVTGARRPKSA; translated from the coding sequence ATGACCAGCCCCAATACAACCGCTATCGCGTTGAGCAGAGGCGCTGTCGGCGTGCTGTGCGGCTTGGCCGTGGCCCTGATCTGGTCAGGTTGGTCGGTCGCTACGCGCCTGGCGATGACGACCACCCTGGCGCCGGCGGACGTGACCATGCTCCGCTTCGGCGTATCCGCGCTGTTCCTGTGGCCCATTCTGCTGCGGCAAGGCGCAGGGCTGCGCGCGCTCGGTGTGGTCAGGATAGGCGTCATGCTGATCGGCGCTGGAGTGCCCTTCATGATGGCCGCATCGGTGGGCATGAGGTATGCGCCAGCCTCTCACGTCGCCACACTGATGATAGGCTCCATGCCCATCTGGGTGGCACTGCTATCCGCAGCCCTATATGGAGAGCGCTTCAGCCGCGTGCAGATGTACGGCCTGCTTATCGTAATCGCCGGTATCGCCTGCATGGGAGGCTATGGGCTCATCGCCAATCGAGCTCAAGGGGAATGGCGCGGTGATTTGCTGTTTCTCTGCGGAGGATTGCTCTTCGCCAGCTACACAGTGACACAGCGACGCTCAGGCATTGGCCCGTGGCAGGCAACCGCTTTGGTCAACGTAGGTTCGGCGCTGTTTTTTGCGCCCATCTACTTTCTTTTCCTGAGTCCCGGCATCTTCACCGCACCGGTACAGGACGTGCTGTTCCAGGTGATTGCCCAAGGCGTCTTCGTGGCGATCCTCGCCATGTTCTTCTATGCCGAAGCCGTGCGTCGGCTGGGAGCGTCACGGGCGGCGATTTTCGGTTCGCTGGCCCCGGCGCTGGCGGTGCTGTTGGGCATTCCAGTGCTTGGCGAAATTCCAGGAGCAGTGCCGCTGGCTGGAATCGCGTCGGTAATGGTGGGTGTGGTACTGATGGTCACGGGAGCAAGGAGGCCGAAATCAGCCTGA
- a CDS encoding LysR family transcriptional regulator, with protein sequence MFELSDLHTFRAVVQAGGINKAAQTLHRAQSSITVRIQQLEDKLGVPLFIREGRSLQVSPAGKVLMDYAERLLDLAQEASEATRNDRPTGMLRLGAMESTAAVRLPQPLGLYHEMYPDVTLELYCDDPRELIQRVLQGELDTALIADPMSDKRLNSMAIYEEELVIVAEAKHPPIASPRDVPSRALLAFHSGCPHRQRLEDWFARARTKPQRIVEVGSYHVILGCVAVGMGIALMPRSVLGTYAERSRLSVHPLPSKFNRAITRLIWRKDGPEANILALSRVLFKAHGRFQD encoded by the coding sequence ATGTTCGAGCTATCGGATCTGCACACGTTTCGGGCGGTCGTTCAGGCGGGCGGCATCAACAAGGCTGCGCAGACGCTGCACCGCGCCCAATCCAGCATTACAGTGCGCATCCAGCAACTGGAGGACAAGCTAGGCGTTCCTCTGTTCATCCGCGAGGGTCGCTCGCTACAGGTATCCCCTGCCGGCAAGGTGCTGATGGACTATGCGGAGAGGCTGCTCGATCTTGCACAGGAGGCCTCTGAGGCGACGCGCAACGATAGGCCCACGGGCATGTTGCGACTGGGGGCGATGGAGAGCACGGCTGCCGTGCGCCTACCGCAGCCGCTAGGCCTTTATCATGAGATGTACCCAGATGTGACGTTGGAGCTGTATTGCGATGATCCGCGCGAACTCATCCAGCGGGTGCTGCAAGGCGAACTGGATACGGCGTTGATCGCCGACCCCATGTCGGACAAGCGCCTGAACTCAATGGCGATCTACGAAGAGGAACTGGTCATCGTGGCCGAGGCCAAGCATCCGCCCATTGCCTCACCCAGGGACGTTCCATCCCGAGCCCTACTGGCCTTTCATTCAGGTTGCCCCCACCGCCAGCGCCTGGAGGACTGGTTCGCGCGTGCTCGCACGAAGCCCCAGCGTATCGTCGAGGTAGGGTCGTACCATGTGATCCTGGGCTGCGTGGCGGTGGGCATGGGAATCGCACTGATGCCGCGCAGCGTGTTAGGCACGTACGCCGAGCGCTCGCGCCTGAGCGTCCACCCGCTGCCTTCCAAATTCAACCGTGCCATAACCCGCCTAATCTGGCGCAAGGATGGGCCCGAGGCTAACATTCTGGCGTTGTCACGAGTGCTGTTCAAAGCGCACGGGCGTTTCCAGGATTGA
- a CDS encoding Bug family tripartite tricarboxylate transporter substrate binding protein produces the protein MNPSKRQFLGGAAALCLSPWLPAWAQPGDWPTRAVRIIVPYPPGGSSDIIARIVAPRLADALKQTVVVENKPGANGNLGAGLVVQAAQEGHTVLLCDVGALAISPSVYTKLSFDPSTDLRAVGMLAYSPHVLAVHPDVPAKTVPELVALSKKQRLNFAVTAIGSAPHLAAVAVQQATGAQWEYVPYKGGSQAVTDTIGGQTQVIMNGLLATLPHIKAGKLRPIAISKRERMQLVPDIPTISEQGVAGFESGTWQGVMAPVTTTDPVAIRLSELMAQIVNQPDVKAQLNEQGAEIVTRNPAELAQFFNSERARWASVVKSADIRLD, from the coding sequence ATGAACCCGAGCAAGAGACAGTTCCTGGGCGGCGCCGCGGCGCTTTGCCTGTCGCCGTGGCTGCCGGCGTGGGCGCAGCCGGGCGACTGGCCGACGCGCGCGGTCCGCATCATCGTGCCTTACCCGCCCGGCGGCTCGTCGGACATCATCGCGCGCATCGTCGCGCCGCGCCTGGCCGACGCCTTGAAACAGACCGTGGTGGTCGAGAACAAGCCTGGGGCCAACGGCAACCTGGGCGCCGGCCTGGTCGTGCAGGCCGCGCAGGAAGGCCATACCGTGCTGCTGTGCGACGTGGGGGCGCTGGCGATCAGCCCCTCGGTGTACACCAAGCTGTCCTTCGATCCCTCCACGGATCTGCGGGCGGTCGGCATGCTGGCCTATTCGCCGCACGTGCTGGCCGTGCATCCCGACGTGCCGGCCAAGACCGTGCCCGAGCTGGTGGCCTTGTCGAAGAAACAGCGCCTGAATTTCGCCGTGACCGCCATCGGCAGCGCGCCGCACCTGGCCGCGGTCGCCGTGCAGCAGGCCACGGGCGCGCAATGGGAATACGTGCCTTACAAGGGCGGTTCGCAGGCCGTGACGGACACCATCGGCGGTCAGACCCAGGTCATCATGAATGGGTTGCTGGCTACGCTGCCCCACATCAAGGCTGGCAAGCTGCGGCCGATCGCGATCTCCAAGCGCGAACGCATGCAGCTGGTGCCCGACATCCCGACCATTTCCGAACAGGGCGTGGCCGGCTTCGAGTCCGGCACCTGGCAGGGGGTGATGGCGCCGGTGACGACGACCGATCCCGTCGCCATCCGCTTGTCGGAACTGATGGCGCAGATCGTCAACCAGCCGGACGTGAAGGCGCAGTTGAACGAACAGGGCGCGGAAATCGTCACCCGCAATCCCGCCGAACTGGCGCAGTTCTTCAACAGCGAACGGGCGCGCTGGGCCTCGGTGGTGAAAAGCGCCGACATCCGGCTGGATTGA